A genomic window from Dechloromonas sp. A34 includes:
- a CDS encoding cysteine hydrolase, with protein sequence MANRKIHLVIIDPQNDFCDLPADYRTLAATVPALPVVGAHADMQRVAALIEQGGAGLSAITVTLDSHQHVDIAHPTFWCQGDGSPVAPFTPISAANVREGQFRPRLAEALPRVLAYLEVLEANGRYAHMVWPVHCEIGSWGHNVHDDVRRAYNAWEAARVGMVDKVCKGSNPWTEHYSALKAEVPLADDPATQLNTAFVARLRQADRVLIAGEAGSHCVKATTEHIVENFAAAELGKLVLLSDCMSPVAGFEAQYVDFVDDMRRRGVQIATSTEILPELLANR encoded by the coding sequence ATGGCAAACCGGAAAATCCACCTCGTGATCATCGATCCGCAAAACGACTTTTGCGATCTGCCCGCGGACTACCGTACCCTCGCTGCCACCGTCCCGGCGCTGCCGGTGGTCGGCGCCCATGCCGACATGCAGCGTGTCGCGGCGCTCATCGAACAGGGCGGGGCCGGCCTCAGCGCCATCACGGTGACCCTGGATTCGCACCAGCATGTCGATATCGCCCACCCGACCTTCTGGTGCCAGGGCGATGGTTCTCCTGTTGCCCCGTTCACGCCGATCTCGGCCGCCAATGTCCGCGAGGGGCAATTCCGGCCCCGTTTGGCCGAGGCCTTGCCGCGCGTGCTGGCCTATCTCGAGGTGCTGGAGGCGAACGGCCGGTACGCCCACATGGTGTGGCCGGTGCACTGCGAAATCGGCAGCTGGGGCCACAACGTCCATGACGACGTGCGCCGCGCCTACAACGCCTGGGAAGCGGCGCGGGTCGGGATGGTCGACAAGGTGTGCAAGGGCAGCAACCCCTGGACCGAGCACTACAGCGCGCTGAAGGCCGAAGTGCCGCTGGCCGACGATCCGGCGACGCAGCTCAACACGGCCTTCGTCGCCCGCCTGCGGCAGGCCGATCGTGTGCTGATCGCTGGCGAGGCGGGCAGCCACTGCGTCAAGGCGACGACCGAGCACATTGTCGAAAACTTCGCCGCCGCCGAGCTCGGCAAGCTGGTCCTGCTGAGCGACTGCATGAGCCCGGTGGCCGGTTTCGAGGCGCAATATGTCGACTTTGTCGATGACATGCGCCGGCGCGGCGTGCAGATCGCCACCTCGACTGAGATCCTGCCGGAATTGCTGGCCAACCGCTGA
- a CDS encoding NUDIX hydrolase has translation MSEIICTVDVVLLTLHDHRLHVALLKRDHAPFAGVPALPGGYIHADEDADTRDAAMRTLREKTGIASPYLEQLATFAGPGRDPRGWSISVAYYALVPSTLIDQTSHPEVVMTAIDQLKGLPFDHRQIVDAALQRVRDKSSYSSLPVHLCGNTFTLPQLQNVYETILGEPINKVSFRRKIEELDILEAVEGQMETGKAHRPAQLYRLKKQFRQHLALTDRGLNSTA, from the coding sequence ATGTCCGAGATCATTTGTACGGTCGATGTCGTCCTCCTCACGCTGCACGACCACCGCCTGCACGTCGCCCTGCTCAAGCGCGACCACGCGCCGTTTGCCGGCGTCCCCGCCCTGCCCGGTGGCTACATTCACGCCGACGAGGATGCCGACACGCGCGACGCCGCGATGCGCACGCTGCGCGAAAAAACCGGCATCGCCAGCCCCTACCTGGAACAGCTGGCGACCTTTGCGGGCCCCGGCCGCGACCCGCGCGGCTGGTCGATTTCGGTGGCCTACTACGCCCTGGTGCCGAGCACGCTGATCGACCAGACCAGCCACCCGGAAGTCGTGATGACCGCCATCGACCAACTGAAAGGCTTGCCTTTCGACCACCGGCAGATCGTCGACGCCGCCCTGCAGCGCGTGCGCGACAAGAGCAGCTATTCATCCCTGCCCGTTCATCTGTGCGGCAACACCTTCACCCTGCCGCAACTGCAGAATGTCTATGAAACCATCCTCGGCGAGCCGATCAACAAGGTCAGTTTTCGCCGCAAAATCGAGGAACTCGACATCCTGGAAGCCGTCGAGGGCCAGATGGAAACCGGCAAGGCCCACCGCCCGGCCCAGCTCTATCGACTGAAGAAACAATTCCGCCAGCACCTCGCGCTGACCGACCGCGGCCTGAATTCCACCGCCTAA
- a CDS encoding quinone-dependent dihydroorotate dehydrogenase, with protein MLYPLIRKFFFALDAETAHGIGMSGVSFLNATGFAGCLAKPVAACPVEVMGLKFPNPVGLAAGLDKNGDYIDGLARLGFGFLEIGTITPRPQDGNPRPRLFRIPEAQGIINRMGFNNAGVDRLLENVRAAEFPKKGGILGINIGKNATTPIEKAAEDYLICLEKVYNDASYVTVNISSPNTKNLRELQKDDALDDLLAQLKAKQEQLAENYGKYVPMALKIAPDLDDAQITAIADALRRHRMDGVIATNTTLSRDGVENLPNGNETGGLSGAPVFRKSTDVLKKLSTALAGELPIIGVGGIMGGEDAAEKIRAGASLVQFYSGFIYRGPDLVSEVAGTLANIMRKTV; from the coding sequence ATGCTCTATCCACTCATCCGCAAATTCTTCTTCGCGCTCGACGCCGAAACTGCCCACGGCATCGGCATGAGCGGCGTCTCTTTCCTGAACGCCACCGGCTTTGCCGGCTGCCTGGCCAAACCGGTCGCCGCCTGCCCGGTCGAGGTCATGGGCCTCAAGTTCCCCAATCCGGTCGGCCTCGCCGCCGGCCTGGACAAGAACGGCGACTACATCGACGGCCTGGCTCGGCTTGGTTTCGGCTTCCTCGAAATCGGCACGATCACGCCCCGCCCGCAGGACGGCAATCCGCGCCCCCGCCTGTTCCGCATTCCGGAAGCGCAAGGCATCATCAACCGCATGGGCTTCAACAATGCCGGCGTCGATCGCCTGCTGGAGAACGTGCGGGCGGCGGAGTTCCCGAAGAAGGGCGGCATCCTCGGCATCAACATCGGCAAGAACGCGACGACGCCGATCGAGAAGGCGGCCGAGGACTACCTGATCTGCCTCGAGAAGGTGTACAACGACGCCAGCTACGTCACGGTCAACATCTCCTCGCCGAACACCAAGAACCTGCGCGAGTTGCAGAAGGACGATGCGTTGGACGATCTGCTCGCCCAGTTGAAGGCGAAGCAGGAACAGCTGGCTGAGAATTACGGCAAATACGTGCCGATGGCGCTGAAGATCGCTCCCGATCTCGACGACGCGCAGATCACCGCGATCGCCGACGCCCTGCGCCGCCACCGCATGGACGGCGTGATCGCCACCAACACCACGCTGTCGCGCGACGGCGTCGAGAATTTGCCGAACGGCAACGAAACGGGCGGCCTGTCCGGCGCCCCGGTCTTCCGCAAGTCGACCGACGTGCTGAAAAAGCTGTCCACCGCGCTGGCCGGCGAACTGCCGATCATTGGTGTCGGCGGCATCATGGGCGGCGAGGATGCGGCCGAGAAGATCCGCGCCGGGGCCAGCCTGGTCCAGTTCTACAGCGGCTTCATCTACCGTGGCCCCGATCTGGTCAGCGAAGTGGCGGGAACCCTGGCTAACATCATGCGGAAAACCGTATAA